In a single window of the Lodderomyces elongisporus chromosome 4, complete sequence genome:
- the GAL83_2 gene encoding galactose metabolism- protein, translating to MTNETQSEPIENGNGIKNGNTADSNGKDVSMVDVSAANTANGATQTISDSSSSSKNPTDDIDLDRMNIDQKDEPHQESSKHVEDAADEDRMHIDHSSTTLAQQQQQQQQQQQQQQQQQQQQQAQDKPPPSSASTRVQNEDQGSQTSAQNNPTQQQQQQQQQQQQQQQQQQQQQQQQQQQQQQQQQQQQQQQQQQQQQQQQQQQQQPETVFTLPVDIKWVQGGEKVYVTGSFTGWRKMIGLVRQPDGTFVITLGLPVGTHRLRFIVDNELRYSDFLPTATDQTGNIVNYVEVAPPPQKDQVQTPAVPQQQQDEQQQQEQQEQQIGSTGAEKAKPNMEEKKDIGGKEASDDSNGLTSRKSTRWQLTNDEDDMGNGYSRYYDQGPEGQNLSFITDIPPIFTDPKVMEQYYVAIDKQSKSNNGQQQAWLHPPQLPPHLESVILNNFNSNENNSGALPTPNHVVLNHLATTSIKHNTLAVASIMRYKTKYITQVLYAPL from the coding sequence ATGACCAACGAAACACAAAGTGAACCcattgaaaatggaaatggaattAAAAATGGAAACACAGCTGACtcaaatggaaaagatgTGTCCATGGTTGACGTCAGTGCTGCTAATACTGCAAATGGTGCAACACAGACCATTTCGGATTCATCATCGTCCTCTAAAAACCCAACCGATGATATAGATTTGGACAGAATGAATATAGACCAAAAAGATGAGCCACACCAAGAGCTGAGCAAACATGTTGAGGACGCTGCTGACGAGGACCGAATGCATATTGACCATTCATCGACTACTTTggcacaacaacaacagcaacagcaacagcaacaacaacagcaacagcaacagcaacaacaacagcaagcTCAAGATAAACCGCCACCGCTGTCAGCATCAACACGGGTTCAAAATGAGGATCAGGGCTCACAGACAAGTGCTCAAAACAATCCcacacaacaacaacaacaacaacaacaacaacaacaacaacaacaacaacaacaacaacaacaacaacaacaacaacaacaacaacaacaacaacaacaacaacaacaacaacaacaacaacaacaacaacaacaacaacaacaacaacaacaacaacaacaaccagaGACCGTATTTACTTTACCTGTTGATATCAAATGGGTTCAAGGAGGCGAGAAGGTTTATGTGACTGGTTCATTTACAGGTTGGAGAAAGATGATTGGGCTTGTGAGGCAACCAGACGGCACGTTTGTTATCACTTTAGGTTTGCCAGTGGGGACACACAGACTTCGTTTCATTGTGGATAACGAATTGAGATACTCTGATTTTTTACCAACGGCCACAGACCAGACTGGTAATATTGTCAACTATGTGGAAGTTGCACCTCCGCCACAAAAGGATCAAGTTCAAACACCTGCAGTTccacagcagcagcaagatgagcagcaacaacaagaacaacaagaacaacaaattGGTTCTACTGGAGCTGAGAAAGCGAAACCTAAcatggaagaaaaaaaggatattGGCGGAAAGGAGGCAAGTGACGATAGTAATGGTTTAACAAGTCGAAAGTCAACAAGGTGGCAGCTTAcgaatgatgaagatgatatGGGGAACGGATATTCAAGATACTATGATCAGGGGCCCGAAGGTCAAAACCTTCTGTTTATCACCGATATTCCCCCAATCTTCACAGATCCAAAGGTGATGGAGCAATACTATGTTGCTATCGACAAGCAGTCTAAATCGAACAACGGCCAACAACAAGCATGGTTACATCCCCCTCAATTGCCTCCACATTTAGAAAGTGTGATTTTGAACAATTTCAATAGCAATGAGAATAATTCAGGTGCTTTACCCACACCGAACCACGTTGTGTTAAATCATTTAGCTACAACATCGATCAAACACAACACGTTGGCAGTTGCATCTATAATGCGTTATAAAACCAAATACATAACCCAAGTCTTGTATGCACCGCTATAA